Below is a window of Glandiceps talaboti chromosome 15, keGlaTala1.1, whole genome shotgun sequence DNA.
CTAACCCAAACAGATTTGTAAATCGtacatttcaatttgatttatttaactGCCTTCCTGTGTTCATCTTTCAAAAATAGCCTGGTTGAGATCCGAGACCTACAATTTCACCCATGCTGTTATTTTTCTTGCAAAAATACTCAACTACAccaatatatatgtgatgtatcCCATTGCTATTGATATTTTAGATTTACGGTACTTCTGGTTGAAATCTTTTAAAACTGTATACAATTTACAGTGAAAGTAAGGATATCCTTACTTTTGCGTGTACACTTCTATTGAGTTAGATAATATACTAACCTTATTTTTCTGTATCTAGCGGCCGACGATCTTCGACGTCCAAATGTCGGCTCTCTCGAAGCCACAGAACTGCCCCATCTACGGAAACCACTGTCACAACCACCGTAGGATCCTGCTCTATTTAACTGTTCTTGAAGTCGTCTTCGACTTTGCTGGGCGATAACTTCCTATGaataatatacataaaataaCCATAATTTGACATTCTGACTATATTCAGTTGGCCACGTATAACACCCTTGAAGAGAGTTATGTTATAttgtactgaaaaaaaaacttgaggGATGCAATAGATAATATATAATGATCATTGAGAGCATATCAAAGATATTACTATAGTATTTCTTAGAAATCAATGTTTGTGTAGTATTTAATACTGTCAAGATGaaatttgtgtgttttgttgttgttgttaatgttgttgttgttgttgttgttgttgttgttgttgttgttggtggtggtggtggtggtggtggtggtggtggtggtggtggtggtggtggtgtcgtCGTCGTCATTTTCTTCTTAACTTCGAAAATATAAATGGTAAATACTCGAACCAACCCTTGCTCTTGGATAGTCCTGCAATGTTTCCAGAACATCTGTATTGGTGAGGATAAATATTTCGGAATAACCAATAGAAACTACATCGGCAGTTCGACGAGTTCCTCGATTTAGATTGAGAACGCTAATTTCACCAAATATTGCACCCTCGCCGATGGTTTGAACTTCTTCCTCGGTCGAACTGTAAAAAGACCAAAAAGAGCGAGAGATTTATAGAGGCAAAAAAAGCATGTCGATGTAATTAATACTTGTACATGGAGCTGTTctgattgttatttttttcgCACACCACAGATAATACTCTAACTTCATCAGAGATTTGAACAATCGTGCCATTTACTTCTCATTTGCTACTTTTGCCAACGTGATTGTGAAGTGTGTCATTCAAGTGAGAAgttgaagagcgccctcaattAGCAAAGTTATAAATACTGTACAGTCACCATAGATTCTTCGCTTTCGACTCGATATTCATCATCATACGACCGAGTCCCGATAATAAAAACTTTAGAATGTCATTTAGACTAAAATATTCCCTCTTGAGGGCGTACCACTAAAGTGACGTCAATTAGCAGAGACACCAATTAGTAGAGCGCCCACAACGACCGTACTGTAATTCCACGAGTTGACGATATTTACCTGATAACTCTTAGCTGTCCTACACTGACTAAAAACATTTCCCTGCCGAGTTGGCCTGCTCTGCATACGAACTCCCCGGGGGAAAACATTTGATGTTTTAACTTCAGTACCAAATCGCTAAGAAGGCCGGATTCGCAGTCTTGGAATAGAGCAACCTGAACAGCAAAATATACAGAATTAATAAAACTAAGGAAAACACAAAACGGCAGATGGTACAATTACGTTATTTATCATGAATAACGAGAGGTTGAAGAAAACAAGAAATGCATGGAATATTGTATATGTGACTCATAGcaattttttctctctctctccttgctcttaataaaaaaatcatttttatcatcTGTACTATAATTAAACACAGTGCtcataattataaattacatgacattgtgtcataCAACTGTACGTCTTCATTGAATTCACAGAATAGGGTACATTACGTCGTGTAATACTGAGTATAATCTATAGACGTTGTTATGAACAGTGGTCACGGTTGTATATGGTCTGACCTAGTGCCACTACGTAATTTAGCCTGGCTTGGTCTTGTTTTGATATGAGTCACGCGAGCAGACCAGAAGTGAAGAAAAGATGATTCGTGAAAAGTTGTTCATTATTATCGTAACCGGTGACATATATAGACCAAAgcaatatttataaacattatcaGAAACAGAATCAACGTTTTGTTCCTCGTTCACATCACGTTTTACTACATTTGTTAAACTGGTGAAAGACcaacttctttaaaaaaatggacAGTCTGAAACAAAAGCAAACCAGCACATACTTTATGGGTGACACATCAAGCGTATCAATACTGCGCATGCCTATAATAGAAATACGATCGTGAGGACGAAGATATCCCCTTGTTACTATATCTAGAAAGGTTGTTTTACCCCCAAGGGTTTTACCCCGGGATTTTACCTTTTCTAAGGCTGCCATATTAGCATTCAATGCCAGTTCCGTCTTCATTTGACTTGGTAGCAATCTGAGTACATTGCCTTCGTCAAGAATATGAAATTGTCCACTGTGAAGATTAAAATTAAGAACAGTACACGTGATCAACTCATTGATTAACTTAGACAGGTAGCATTACAGTCAATTTCAGGAGACATCGGCGACACTATGAACGACGCCTATATACTATGTGACGTTGTTTCTGCCATGGTCAAGTGCCCAAATGTCATTGCAAGCCAGGTAGTCTGCAACTCAATTTATTAAATCTTAGTTCCGCGAATGACCATATCAAGTGAAGCGTAAACTCTTTACAGGAAAATGTCAGCGCTCGCTGTTGCTGTAGAAATGGTGTTGAAATCACACCTATGTTAACGTCGTAAGTGAATCTTAAAATCTTTTTATCTGAGCTTTCTGAAATTATCCCTCGGTTCTGGAGATGTTAAGTAAACATTTAACTTTAAGTCACagtgtgactttgcactaacgAAAGACTACAAAGACATAGATCAACCAAGCACTGAATTCAAAGCGCAGAacataaaaaaagaagaaaataacgAAAAGAAAAATTACTCCAGTCAGCAAACCAGAAAAGACTTTGTCTTTCAAGTAGAATACAGaaacacacatatgtacatttcGTCTTATCTTCATCTGATCACTCGATCTCCAACTCATAATTGACATACCTTGCCCAAACGTAGTCATAGAAACGTTGCACTTTATTTTGAGTTTCTTTCGGCACCTTTCTGTGTTGCATAAAATACTTAGTTCGCATTAATATCCTTTCGTACTCCATTTGAGAATGGTTTCTATTGACCACAATGTTCGTAACTTGACCTGTAatgaaaatacaacataaacaCAGGGTCACGACGATGATATATGAATAGTTATATTCTAGCATTGTCAATGTCAAAGTCCAGTTCATCGTTACTATAGGAGATTAAACAGTTGATAAGCCACTTGACTCCCTTCCGCCAGGCCTTGCAATAGTATACGTTTACCACAGaaactagatattttcactgtaAATGACACTCTCCATAACCCTTATCTATATCTTTATACAGTCTGTATTTACGTTCTTTCTTAGCAGACAAGGAATAATTTCTTCTAGATCGAAGGATTTGCAGAAAATTCATCAATGTCTGTAAGATGGCCATGTCTGATAATGAATTGAGGGTGTTTCGGATTTTATTTTTTAAGCATTAGTTATCGTCATTCCACCACTAGCAATAGCATAAATACCAAAGTTGAAAATTTCTCATCTTACCTATGACGAAAGCGATAACAAATACTCCCAAAATATACTGGAATAT
It encodes the following:
- the LOC144446285 gene encoding cyclic nucleotide-gated channel alpha-3-like, which produces MQHRKVPKETQNKVQRFYDYVWASGQFHILDEGNVLRLLPSQMKTELALNANMAALEKVALFQDCESGLLSDLVLKLKHQMFSPGEFVCRAGQLGREMFLVSVGQLRVISSTEEEVQTIGEGAIFGEISVLNLNRGTRRTADVVSIGYSEIFILTNTDVLETLQDYPRAREVIAQQSRRRLQEQLNRAGSYGGCDSGFRRWGSSVASREPTFGRRRSSAARYRKISRTSSHFSRDSGFVSSPGQSLLSSGGSGSMSPMVEEVTSDLAARLQTACEENTRALKASLEYVLDHEVKYLRQRLHDTEKERDSRQREIGQLKTKVTKLQQQRQECNDGVNGTEVLDIEDAELHEY